From a region of the Carbonactinospora thermoautotrophica genome:
- a CDS encoding cytochrome P450 family protein, protein MTYREHVDEQAVAGDLTDVVLEPFSPQFKANPHPTYAALRDHDPVRRVTLPSGLPAWLVTRYEDVKAVLADPRLSKDVRRFPDPGRYLVAADLRETISRHMLNADPPDHTRLRKLVSKAFTPRRVEALRPRVQQITEELLDRMAPLGRVDLIDAFAFPLPVTVICELLGVPVEDRDEFRVWSNVIIEGVGAGDRFESAVRAMDKYLRELVEAKRRSPGDDMLSDLIAAREEGDRLSEGELTSMAFLLLVAGHETTVNLIGNGVYLLLTHPDQLALLRSDPGLLPSAVEEFLRYEGPAETSTLRFATEPIEIGGVTIPAGEVVLVALASANRDGRRFADADRLDITRGDSQHLAFGHGIHYCLGASLARLEGQVAIGELLARFPDLALAVPPEELAWRPGTLIRGLRELPVTYSPR, encoded by the coding sequence GTGACGTATCGGGAGCACGTGGATGAGCAGGCGGTGGCGGGCGACCTGACCGACGTCGTGCTGGAGCCGTTCAGCCCACAGTTCAAGGCCAACCCGCACCCGACGTACGCGGCGCTGCGCGACCACGACCCGGTGCGACGGGTCACGCTCCCGTCCGGGCTCCCGGCCTGGCTCGTCACCCGGTACGAGGACGTCAAGGCCGTGCTGGCCGACCCGCGCCTGTCCAAGGACGTGCGGCGGTTCCCGGACCCCGGGCGGTACTTGGTCGCGGCGGACCTGCGCGAGACGATCTCCCGGCACATGCTCAACGCCGACCCGCCGGACCACACGCGGCTGCGCAAGCTGGTCAGCAAGGCGTTCACGCCGCGCCGGGTGGAGGCGTTGCGGCCCCGGGTCCAACAGATCACCGAGGAGTTGTTGGACCGCATGGCCCCGCTGGGTCGCGTCGACCTGATCGACGCGTTCGCGTTCCCGTTGCCGGTCACGGTGATCTGCGAGCTGCTCGGCGTGCCGGTCGAGGACCGCGACGAGTTCCGCGTGTGGTCGAACGTGATCATCGAGGGAGTGGGCGCCGGGGATCGCTTCGAGTCCGCGGTGCGGGCCATGGACAAGTACCTGCGGGAGCTGGTCGAGGCGAAGCGGCGCTCGCCCGGCGATGACATGCTCTCGGACCTGATCGCGGCCCGCGAGGAGGGCGACCGGCTCAGCGAGGGCGAGCTGACCTCGATGGCGTTCCTACTGCTCGTGGCCGGTCACGAGACCACGGTCAACCTGATCGGCAACGGCGTGTACCTGCTGCTCACCCACCCCGACCAGCTCGCGCTGCTGCGCTCGGATCCGGGCCTGCTGCCCAGCGCGGTCGAGGAGTTCCTGCGGTACGAGGGGCCGGCGGAGACCTCGACCCTGCGCTTCGCCACCGAGCCGATCGAGATCGGCGGGGTCACCATCCCGGCGGGCGAGGTCGTGCTGGTGGCGCTGGCGTCGGCCAACCGGGATGGGCGGCGCTTCGCGGACGCCGACCGGCTGGACATCACGCGCGGCGACTCCCAGCACCTGGCGTTCGGGCACGGCATCCACTACTGCCTGGGCGCCTCGCTGGCCCGCCTGGAGGGCCAGGTGGCGATCGGGGAGTTGCTGGCCCGGTTCCCGGACCTGGCGCTCGCCGTGCCGCCGGAGGAGCTGGCCTGGCGGCCGGGGACGCTGATCCGCGGGCTGCGCGAGCTGCCGGTCACGTATTCACCGCGCTGA
- a CDS encoding cytochrome P450 family protein, giving the protein MAEPLPEVPDLFSDAFLQDQYRTYAWLVEHRPVSRVRWVDGTELWLVTRYDDAKALLADPRVVNDLKKQTRIDLAAMSGLPPEVQPYFLHNVLNTDPPDHTRLRKLVNKAFTPRRVQELRPRVQEITDGLLDRIGAREEVDLLEEFAYPLPVTVICELLGVPVADRGRFRAWTAELIAANPEQPERIAPAARQLLDFTFELIEKRRHDPGEDLVSALVQVHDEDGDRLSDQELAAMVITLLVAGHETTVHLIGNGTYALLTHPDQLARLRSDPGLLPRAIEEFLRFHSPAEIAGMRYTIAPVEVSGVTIPAGEPVLIALGAADRDPARFPDADRLDVTRDDNPHVAFGHGLHFCLGAALARAEGEIAIGALLRRFPDLALAVPPEEIRWRPTFLRGLTRLPVRLRA; this is encoded by the coding sequence ATGGCTGAGCCGCTGCCCGAGGTGCCCGACCTGTTCAGCGACGCGTTCCTGCAGGACCAGTACCGGACGTACGCGTGGCTGGTGGAGCACCGCCCGGTGTCGCGGGTCCGCTGGGTTGACGGGACCGAGCTCTGGCTCGTCACCCGGTACGACGACGCCAAGGCACTGCTGGCCGACCCGCGCGTCGTGAACGACCTGAAGAAGCAGACCCGCATCGACCTCGCCGCGATGTCGGGGCTCCCGCCGGAGGTGCAGCCGTACTTCCTCCACAACGTCCTCAACACCGACCCGCCGGACCACACGCGGCTGCGCAAGCTGGTCAACAAGGCGTTCACGCCGCGCCGGGTGCAGGAGCTGCGGCCCCGCGTGCAGGAGATCACCGACGGCCTGCTGGACCGCATCGGCGCGCGGGAGGAGGTGGACCTGCTCGAGGAGTTCGCCTACCCGTTGCCGGTCACGGTGATCTGCGAGCTGCTCGGCGTCCCGGTGGCGGACCGCGGCCGGTTCCGCGCCTGGACCGCCGAGCTCATCGCGGCCAACCCCGAGCAGCCCGAGCGGATCGCGCCCGCCGCCCGCCAGCTGCTGGACTTCACGTTCGAGCTGATCGAGAAGCGGCGGCACGATCCCGGCGAGGACCTGGTCTCGGCGCTGGTCCAGGTCCACGACGAGGACGGGGATCGGCTCAGTGACCAGGAACTGGCCGCGATGGTCATCACCCTGCTCGTCGCCGGCCACGAGACCACCGTCCACCTGATCGGCAACGGGACGTACGCGCTGCTCACCCACCCCGACCAGCTCGCCCGCCTGCGCTCGGACCCGGGCCTGCTGCCGCGCGCGATCGAGGAGTTCCTGCGGTTCCACAGCCCGGCCGAGATCGCCGGCATGCGTTACACCATCGCGCCGGTCGAGGTCAGCGGGGTCACCATCCCGGCCGGGGAACCGGTCCTGATCGCGCTCGGCGCCGCCGACCGGGATCCGGCCCGGTTCCCGGACGCGGATCGCCTCGACGTGACCCGCGACGACAACCCGCACGTCGCCTTCGGCCACGGACTCCACTTCTGCCTCGGCGCCGCGCTCGCCCGCGCCGAGGGGGAGATCGCGATCGGCGCCCTGCTGCGCCGGTTCCCGGACCTCGCCCTGGCCGTCCCGCCCGAGGAGATCCGCTGGCGCCCGACGTTCCTGCGCGGCCTGACCCGCCTCCCGGTCCGGCTTCGCGCGTGA
- a CDS encoding DUF885 domain-containing protein: MIDSPDARFAALAEAVLDDVLAHQPETATMLGDHRFDDRLSDRRPEALEERRRALSGWLRRLDELDPAELTTANRVDAQILRTKLSEALYHLEELREHEWNPLVANPGEAIYLLLVRDFAPLGDRLRSVAGRLAAVPEALAVARASLRDMPRVHVETAIGQFTGTARLIQAEIDRALAAEPALRGEIEAVRPAALEAIAEHQAWLKERLATATRDPRLGPERYARKLAYALDTESDPDGLLARAEADLARVSAEIVEAAARLSGERPDTPGLVRRVLDRLAEDRPDDDTIVDLCRAALAETTEFVRAAALVTVYDDPTEVIVMPEFLRGVAVAYCDPPGPLEPDPLPTFVAVSPTPDDWPPERVESFYREYNAHLVRNLIVHEAMPGHMLQLAHARRFDAPTRVRAAFWSGPFVEGWAVYAEELMARSGYGGEALCMQQLKMQLRTVINAILDIRVHAHGMTEAEALRLMTEQGFQEEGEAVGKWRRALLTSAQLPTYYVGYAELTDALRALAAARPGVTDRELHDELLAHGSPPPRHLGTLLGIAG; encoded by the coding sequence GTGATCGATTCTCCGGACGCGCGCTTCGCGGCCTTGGCGGAGGCCGTGCTCGACGACGTGTTGGCCCACCAGCCGGAGACCGCCACGATGCTCGGCGACCACCGGTTCGACGACCGGCTCTCGGACCGGCGCCCGGAGGCGCTGGAGGAGCGGCGGCGGGCGCTCTCGGGCTGGCTGCGGCGGCTGGACGAGCTGGATCCGGCCGAGCTGACGACGGCCAACCGGGTGGACGCGCAAATCCTGCGGACCAAGCTGTCTGAGGCCCTATACCACCTGGAGGAGCTGCGCGAGCACGAGTGGAACCCGCTGGTCGCCAACCCCGGGGAGGCGATCTACCTGCTGCTTGTCCGGGACTTCGCCCCGCTGGGCGACCGGCTGCGCAGCGTGGCGGGCCGGCTCGCGGCGGTGCCCGAGGCGCTGGCGGTCGCCCGGGCGTCGCTGCGGGACATGCCGCGCGTGCACGTGGAGACCGCCATCGGCCAGTTCACCGGGACGGCCCGGCTCATCCAGGCTGAGATCGACCGGGCGCTGGCGGCCGAGCCCGCGCTGCGCGGTGAGATCGAGGCGGTCCGGCCGGCCGCGTTGGAGGCGATCGCCGAGCACCAGGCGTGGCTGAAAGAGCGCCTGGCGACCGCCACGCGCGACCCGCGGCTCGGCCCGGAGCGGTACGCCCGCAAGCTCGCCTACGCGCTGGACACCGAGAGCGATCCCGATGGGCTGCTCGCCCGGGCTGAGGCCGACCTGGCGCGGGTCTCGGCGGAGATCGTCGAGGCCGCGGCCCGGCTCAGTGGGGAGCGGCCGGACACGCCGGGGCTGGTGCGCCGCGTGCTGGACCGGCTGGCCGAGGACCGGCCGGACGACGACACGATCGTCGACCTGTGCCGGGCGGCGCTGGCGGAGACCACGGAATTCGTGCGGGCCGCCGCGCTGGTCACGGTCTACGACGACCCGACCGAGGTCATCGTGATGCCGGAGTTCCTGCGCGGCGTGGCGGTCGCCTACTGTGACCCGCCTGGGCCGCTGGAGCCCGACCCGCTGCCGACGTTCGTCGCAGTGTCGCCGACCCCGGACGACTGGCCGCCGGAGCGGGTGGAGTCGTTCTACCGGGAGTACAACGCGCACCTGGTGCGCAACCTGATCGTCCACGAGGCCATGCCCGGCCACATGCTTCAGCTCGCCCACGCGCGCCGGTTCGACGCGCCGACCCGGGTGCGGGCGGCGTTCTGGAGCGGGCCTTTCGTCGAGGGCTGGGCTGTCTACGCCGAGGAGTTGATGGCCCGGTCCGGGTACGGCGGGGAGGCGCTGTGCATGCAGCAGCTGAAGATGCAGCTGCGCACGGTCATCAACGCGATCCTTGACATCCGGGTTCACGCGCACGGCATGACCGAGGCCGAGGCGCTGCGGCTGATGACCGAGCAGGGCTTCCAGGAGGAGGGCGAGGCGGTCGGCAAGTGGCGCCGTGCCCTGCTCACCTCGGCGCAGCTGCCGACGTACTACGTGGGGTACGCGGAGCTGACCGACGCGCTGCGGGCGCTGGCCGCGGCCCGCCCGGGGGTGACCGACCGTGAGCTGCACGACGAGCTGCTGGCGCACGGCTCGCCGCCGCCGCGTCACCTGGGGACGCTGCTCGGGATCGCCGGCTGA
- a CDS encoding MazG family protein encodes MTSRLVLLSTTHRVPPGVLSWPAWEALRTAGRVLAGDPEHPQRRPVEAAGVTVEVLPAATPGERAAGLLDLAARSDAPVVWLAGTDGDPGLGEALAAEVARRAARGEPVPEIEVLHGSYDLPGARVLDLVAVMDRLRSPGGCPWDAEQTHASLVKYLLEEAYELVEVIESGDRDALREELGDVLLQVVFHSRIAEEHPDEPWSIDDVAAGIVEKLIRRHPHVFGDVHAPTAEHVEANWEKLKAAEKQRASVVEGVPLAQPALSLASKLMQRVEKAGLAVETPGEVAVPAEVTDESLGDLLLAVVALARRHGIDPEAALRAAARRYRARVIEAEQAAASPP; translated from the coding sequence GTGACCAGCCGACTCGTCCTGCTCTCCACCACCCATCGGGTGCCCCCGGGCGTGCTGAGCTGGCCCGCCTGGGAGGCCCTGCGCACCGCCGGGCGGGTGCTCGCGGGTGACCCGGAGCACCCGCAGCGCCGGCCCGTGGAAGCCGCCGGGGTGACGGTCGAGGTGCTGCCCGCGGCCACACCCGGGGAACGCGCGGCCGGGCTGCTGGACCTGGCCGCGCGCAGCGACGCGCCCGTGGTGTGGTTGGCCGGCACCGACGGCGACCCCGGGCTGGGCGAGGCGCTCGCCGCCGAGGTCGCCCGGCGGGCGGCGCGCGGCGAGCCGGTGCCCGAGATCGAGGTGCTGCACGGCTCGTACGACCTGCCGGGCGCCCGTGTGCTGGACCTGGTCGCGGTCATGGATCGGCTGCGCTCGCCCGGCGGCTGCCCCTGGGACGCCGAGCAGACGCACGCCTCCTTGGTCAAGTACCTGCTGGAGGAGGCGTACGAGCTGGTCGAGGTCATCGAGTCAGGTGACCGCGACGCGCTGCGCGAGGAGCTGGGCGACGTGCTGCTGCAGGTCGTCTTCCACTCCCGGATCGCCGAGGAGCACCCGGATGAGCCGTGGTCGATCGACGACGTGGCCGCCGGGATCGTCGAGAAGCTGATCCGCCGGCACCCGCACGTGTTCGGCGACGTGCACGCGCCGACCGCCGAGCACGTCGAGGCCAACTGGGAGAAGCTGAAGGCCGCCGAGAAGCAGCGCGCCTCGGTCGTCGAGGGCGTGCCGCTCGCTCAGCCCGCCCTGTCGCTGGCCAGCAAGCTGATGCAGCGGGTCGAGAAGGCCGGCTTGGCCGTGGAGACCCCCGGCGAGGTCGCCGTCCCGGCCGAGGTCACCGACGAGTCCCTGGGTGACCTGCTGCTCGCCGTGGTCGCGCTGGCCCGTCGGCACGGCATCGACCCGGAGGCCGCGCTGCGCGCCGCGGCCCGCCGCTACCGGGCGCGCGTGATCGAGGCGGAGCAGGCGGCCGCTTCTCCACCGTGA